The DNA region CATTTAACGACAGCTATTTTAACATATCCTAACATATAATTCCAAATCTTTATTTCAGCTCTAGCTTCTTCCTTTCTTGTGACTTCCATATCTCCCAtctcaacttttttttaaatttttttatttgagaacTTTTGGTAACGGTATGCCCAAATCTTGACTATGAAGCTACGATTTATAGAAGCAAAGGTATTGGTTTGAACTAGGTCACAGTTCTTGAATTTGAAAATATCTTGTCAAATATGCTCCAATCCACaaaaaattattagattaatttggtaaaaaaattaCAGTACAATTATTTGAGGTGTACCAAATAGTATATCTACCTTAGATTTTGGTTAACTTTTACCataatctttatactttttgaattgagTAATTTCTGTCACATTCTAAAAATTGAgctagaaaaaattaaattaatgggCCAAGAATTGACACGctataacttttaattaaaattttataaaattatgataaaaataaattattggcTTAATGGTTAAGAGAAAATAAGAAGAGAGTCTAAATGGCTTAGAGGCTTGAGTTTGAGCCCTTTCTCTTGCAAATTATGGTAAGAATGAGCTACTGACTTAATAATTaagagaaaataaagagagtgtAATTGTCacatcttgattttgagttaagATTGTAAAAATTTTGTCAAGTAATTTGATTCGGTTTAGTGGTTAAATATGTTAGTTTTGTGTGAGAAGTTTTGGGTTCGACTTGAgtgttaattttaaaaggatgaaAAACAATGAAAATTATTATGTTAGATTTTTGAGTGTtttgttatgaaatatttatgtggATGTCATTATCAACCCCATAAGTTATAAAACCCTTCTTATACCCCATAAGTTATGAGACTTTTCCTATACCCCATTAATATGGGAGATAAAAGATCATGACCCTTTACATACCCTATAATAATTAGAGAGTTACTTTTAACCCCTATATATATGGGGCTCATGTActcatgaaaaatatataaaaaaaaagaagatacacTTTCTCTTCTACATTCTCTTTACACTCTTTCTTCTATcacattttagtttattctttctttattatttcacaacatgttttatttttttatatatttttaatctaatttagctaataaatttaatttttagctttttaggtgaaaaGATCACAAAGAACAACAAAACtagaaacaaaaatttaaattacacaatgtgtaaatattgagaaTTATGTTTTTTCAGAATCAATACtaattttaaagaatatataaatattaaaagttaaaattactattatatcaattttaaaaactgTCACCGTTAATCTACTAAtgaccaaaaataataaaattaaataattaaataactattttataatatttcattTCCATAATCAAACAAATCCAGCACTGTggaatcaatcaaattcatccataatcaaacaaatcgtACACTGGAATCaaacaaattcagaaaattaGTGCCCCACTAAATAGAGAAAAACTGTCACATAAATCTAAAGTTGTGTGGTATAAATGACTGTAGCCGTCAACTCAAAATAAtagtttaagaaaattaaaaataattctaatttttgaaaggtcaaaatacaattataacaacATACGTCGTATTTCAACAGAGCATGTTATGAActaaaaaattttagattttttttataaagtttacAAATAGAATATAGTGTAATCAAGTAcaaccatatatatattcgagtaattataaaattaaatcaaatcaatataAATTACAAACAGATTAAGAATTGGAATAATTTGAACTAAAATCTATATACGATAATTGCGAATAATAGGAATTAAGCCTTGGTAGTTGGTACACAGGGCCCAAGACCTCAACCTTTACTAATAATGTTGTGTTTAACTATTACTATAtacttatataaattttaatatctatattattatttaagtttttgacTGAATTGGTATGATTAATCAATTGGATGCTAATTCAATCATGGGAATTACAAAAATAATGGAGAAGCCGATGAAATTGTTAAAGTAGTTCAAGAAAGGAGAGAAGATCAAGTGTTTGAAGTGTCCCCATTAGGgagttagttttattttattgtaattttttaggttttgtattttcaccaaaaaaaattaagaaaaatagaaaataataataattttttaaaactcaaagtacaattatattaaatttgttatttcaTCCATAATGTTTATTAATATCTATCAAATTATTTGTATTAATCATCTGAAATTTAGACTTAGTTCGGATGGGTGGTGTGTTTAACTgtagttagtgtaaaaataatggtGACGGTGATATTAGATActgtaacgtgagacaaaaagtaaattaaacgCAATGTATCcaaccgcccatccaaacccaccttaGTTAGTTATAAtctaaaatgaaatatatattaatatactaatatattatattgatgttttgttcatttttattatgattcaaattcaaatatattttaattttcaatctattatattttatattgagttattctaaatttaattgatcaaatatgTATTATTTGTAACTTATAATAAGCTTTTTTTTAAGTAACTGATATTTTATTTGTACTTATAAATTCTTTcgaaaaataaattatgatacATTATAACAACACAAGCCATGTTTTAATAGAGCATGTTACGAACAGAAAtcctttgaatttttttgaaaaaatttacaGCTAGAATATAACAAATCAAGTACAACTATGTATGTCTCAACaattataaaattgaattgaatcaatATAAATTACAAACAGATTAAGAATgggaataatttaaattaaaatttatatgtgaCAAATTGACAATTGCATATGATGAGActcaaaatttgatatataaGACTCAAAATCTAGATTTTTACCAACAATGCCAAAACTTATTTGAGAGACAGTATTAAATTGGTATCAGTTTTAAATTAAACCTGATTAATTGATGTATGATTCCAACCGAATGATTTTAAAGAAAACCACTCAAAACCAAGATTTATTGATTCCAACAAAAGAGTGGATGAACAACTGTGAAGAGccatagaattttttttctaaggATAAGCTTTGATGACGGATTGAACTGCACGTATAGGTTTAACGTTGAATCGTGTAAAACCAGATTGTCGAAGAACATAGCTCCATTCCTTTAAGGTCCTCTCTTTCCCTTTATTTGTAATAGCCATCATCGCCGTGTCTAGCATCAACCCTACGACACCTACCTCGTCGACTTCTTTATCTTCTTCAAGAACTGCTTCAACGATTATAACCTTCCCTTTATCTTCTGGAATGGCTTCTCGACatttttttaggattttaatgCATTCCTCGTCGTCCCAATCATGTAATACCGACTGCAATTTGCAATTAATGTATGGATTAATCGTATAAGACCATATAATGAAGGGAAAGAAAGTACTAACCATGAGAAATGCTGCGTCGGCGTTTGGGATAGACATGAACATGTCGCCTCCTACGTTTTCAATGCTATCGGATTTTGGTGCAACGGCAACGACATGAGGGAGATCAAAGTTGATACCTCGAATCCATGGGAATGCCTTAACTAAAAGGCTCAAAGCAGTCGCGTTACCACCACCGATATCGACCAAGTTTTCGACTCCGTCGAACACTTCGGGACATCCTTCGATTGTCGCCTGCACCGTCAGTCTAGCTTTGCAACCCATGGCGTTGTTAAAGAGTTCGCTAAAGTCGGGGTTCGCCTCGGCGTAGCTCCATATATCTTTCCCATTTGCTACTTCAAATGGTGAGATATTATGGTCGGTTTCAAGGACTCGAGCACTAAGACTATGCCAGGGTGCTAAGCAAGTAGGGCCGGACATGAGCAATATGAAAGCAGCCATGGATTTTTCTCCACCTTTTATCAAACAACGAGACAATGGCGTCGATGAGAAGCCTACAGTGTGTTGGTTGATGGGTTCCTGTTTGAATATTCGGTCATGGACCATCAACCTCATAATGCGATGAAGACGCGACGGTTCGCATCGGAGGGCACTGGCTAGCTCGGATAGTGGCATAGGGCTTCCATAGTTTTCAATAACATCGGCAATCCCAAGCTCAATTGCACATTTAACGGCAGCTATTTTAGCATATCCGAACACATAATTCCAAATCTTTATTTCAGCTCTAGCTTCTTCCTTTATTGTGACTTCCATATCTCCcatctcaatttttttaaaaatttttttatttgagaacTTTTGGTAACTGTATGCCCAAATCTTGACCATGAAGCTACGATTTATAGAAGCAAAGGTATTGGTTTGAACTAGGTCACAGTTCTTGAATTTGAAAATATCTTGTCAAATATGCTTCTACCCACaaaaaattattagattaatTTGGTCAAAAAATTACAGTCCaattatgtaacgccccaattttcgggaatcctgtgaatgttggcataggtttaattatgttagtgggcctctagaaagcccaagcttaagatagaacccgacaattttagttaatttttgttccataagaacaagggggtgaaattatgaaataggacctatgtgaaaatgtttgaaaatgctataggctaaattgaagtggccaaataaataggagtgcaaaataggaggatttgcatgacaaacctcccattttacatgtagtggctggtcatcatgttgttgtagacaaaatgtgcacttgatatccataatttatggtacaaattgatacaaattgataataggttatgtaaatattccatgataatgggttaggtaaatgtttcatgataatgggttaggtaaatgttccatgattggaatttcatgtcttttgtattaaagaattaaatggatgaaatatgaaattttattaaaagaaaaaggggtgaaaagaacaaagttttgtccatctttgttcatcatagctgaaagttagagaagagaaaggagaggagaaagctcttgagtattcggtcactaggaggaggaaaattgaatgtaccttgcttctattttgaggttcatgtgttcttcttgattctaccttaactcttgaagtatattttgatttttagttgtgttgtgagcatttagtcatgaattaaaatgaaggaaatggttgttgtttcatgttcttttgatgaaaaatggaagataggtgaagttgagccaaacaaatgagtatgcatgtgccttagatgctaaagggaaaaatcgactaacatgttgtgctttaaaatgatgaaatggagattatacttaagtaaaatcatagatatgtgatgattgattggtgatatacatgtttaaataacatgcatgcaagttaggtgtgaaagagtgatttggtaataaatctgcttgggacagcagcagtaacgtgactttggaaaatcaccataaattgtgggagatgagttagaagctgcataaattatttaattaaagcttaatgagtctagtttcaaatggaataaacgagaacatattttggattctgtacaatgagaaatttgattcgtaatgaagagtggtcagattagtcaaacagtgaaacatgggaaactttaagaaaaatctggtattgattggccataccaaaaattctgaaaattttatggatagaagatatatgagtctatttttagggaaaattaacggaacttgatttggagttttgtagctccagttataaataatttagtgactgttgctcaggaaagaCAGCTTgcagtaaaattatgattatgtggtaaacattgacaaaaattggttaatgagttgcttattgatttcttataagcttactatgatctgtaggtgtggttggcagaatattgtaaggggttaatatgtagtttgtatttgaatagttagattaacgtgttagtaatccaattgtaggcggttcgtgtgtggatctcgtcagcatatcgtcgcaaacaggtgtgtaactgacaccctctcatagactagattggcaaaagccgaaatgccgaaatgccgaaaagtcggtattttgggaatttgcgagtgtgcgaatgctcgtaagatagttgggtttgtatatttggtaatctaaagtaataagctgcagtacgcgcgatttcgtacattttgataatttgggcttaatgggccaaagatcgggttcatgggccaacgggcccaattcggtaagtatgcgcggtaagtgttctgatagtacgtaaatagttaggatatgcatgaaaaccctaaaagtagctaaattactataatacccctatgtatggaaaattactgttatacccctaggtgcacaattaccgttatacccttagggttaattttgactgaaaagcatgacgatctgattctgtatgatgtatgccatgattatatatctgttgcatggggacatgagttatattatggaggaagcgtcctggtggctatgccacaattatctgatctggtggctttgccacatatatctgttctagtggctatgccacaaatatctgatctggtggctctgccacatatatctgttctggtggctctgccatgattatctgtatctggtgactctgtcacattatctgttctggcagccatgctgcaaattctgtggtgtgtagcggttgggtgggttgagttgtctccccacacggtgtaaggttggtgcggaggtgtatacggttggatatggttgggtttctgcataaatatgtaatatctgttctgttctgttatgggcctatgggctttattctgaattctgttctgcgctaaggccaacttattctatttctgtggtttgagctgatataggctatggttgggttaatttacacactgagttttcccaaactcaccccttttattttcatccacgcaggtaatccccaaccatagtgggcttggagctgtgagggaattcggagtggccacccgttctgaaagtttgattttcttctagtgaactggacatccttttatttacgtttgaagttttgggtttttaaatgtaataaggccgcttaattatttttgatggttttaatatgtattactaaaatagatattacttattttaactgttgaaattggatagctttagggcgcattttcaaaaacaacaattgatttcaaaataacacgacaacaagcaaagcttccgcaatgaaagtattttctaaaattaatcacttttcctaaaaatgacttaatcaaatcggtttcctagaaatatccatgacgttaaggtgtggcaatggcggtatgcatgtctaggattggatccgaagggagcttggtacttaagcagtctgatggactcaccacctcttttccggtttcctacctggtgcacagcttccattcactttaacctataatgaaattatcttttaaaacactaagtaagtttttctggatcaacaatataaaatattttgaacgcttcgatgtggcatgtcggatccggtcataacgtctgggccgggtttggggtgctacaaattATTTGAGATGTACCAAATAGTATAAACTACCTTAGATTTTGGTTAACTTTTACCataatctttatactttttgaattgatTAATTTCTATCACATTCTAAAAATTGAGCTAGAAAAAATTAGATTAGTGGACCAAGAATTGACACGCTAtgacttttaattaaaattttgtaaaattatgataaaaatgaattattgGCTTAATGGTTAAGAGAAAATAAGATGAGAGTCTAACTGGCTTAGAGACCTGAGTTTGAGCCCATTCTCTTGCAAATTATGATAAGAATGAGTTACTGACTTAATAATTaagagaaaataaagagagtgtAATTGTCACATCCGAGAAATCGGGTTAATAGAGATTGAGTTAGTGAAACCAAGAGTAGTCACGTTTTTAACTTAAGATTGTAAAAATTTTGTCAAGTAATTTgatttggtttagtggttaaatATGTTAGGTTTGTATGAGAAGTTTTGGGTTCAAATATTTTCTCTTATATTTTTGCGAAATTTTGGTCTAAACCCCCAACTTTGAGAATATGAGTTAAACgctaatttgtttttcttttcttttctttgtgacattaagagttaattttaaaaagataaaaaacaGCGAAAACTATTATGTTGGATTTTtgagtgttttatttatttttatatttttaatctaatttagctaataaatttgatttttagctttttaggtgaaaaGATCACAAAGAACAACAAAACtagaaacaaaaatttaaattacacaatgtataaatattgaggattatgttttttcaaaatcaatactaatttttaaagaatatataaatattaaaagttaaaattactattatgtcaattttaaaaactgTCACCAATAATCTACTAAtgaccaaaaatattaaaattaattaattaaataactattttataacttttctaattcctaaaatattgtgttttcctgaaatgcatggagacatattattaggaaataattttatatatcatcatTTACCATTTTCTATAGATAAAAACCTAGTAATATTATCAACAGAAAAAACTTCTGTAGAAATACCTTTAATAGAAAACCATAAATTTATATGTGATAAATGatttagaccaataaaaaaagaacagattaaacaactagaaacaaatcattggttgtttaaaattctagaaaataattttagtgaagaaacaTTAAAATTATGGGAAAACAGTCCAAGATattgtgaaataaaattaaaaaatcctaataaaataattagaatcaaacctATAACTtatactaaacaagatatagatgaatttgatataaaaatcaaagaaccactagaaaaaggattaatagaaaaaactaatagtCCATACATCTCCATAATCAAACAAATCCAACGCTGTGGAATCAGACAAATTCATCCATAATCAAACAAATAGTACACTGTGGAATCAAACAAATCCAGAAAATTAGTGCCCCACTAAATAGATAAAAACTGTCACATAAATCTAAAGTTGTGTGGTATAAATGACTATAGCCGTCAACTCAAATTAGAGGTGTACATGGCCGGGTCGGGCCTACtgaaaattttaggcccgttttctaGGCCCGGCCTCGGTCCtgcctgaaatatgggcctaaaattttttttaacttatttcattaaataaaaaattttaaaatatattaaataatcaaatacatttaaaacaaatattaaaacaagaaacaaataaaaaatatattaaaacaattcttaaaacaatacacaaattgaaaaatataataaaaattgattatattaaaattaaaattaaaatataaatatgattaaaaataaaaaaatatatttattatataattcgggccgggccgggcccgggccaaaaaatttttacccgagcccggcccattttctaaacgggcttctttttttgcccaaacccatatttcgggcctatatttttacccgaaccctcccatttttcgagcgagccttcgggccgggccgggtagcccggcccatgcacacctctaactcaaattaatattttaagaaaattaaaaataataataatttttgaaaagtcaaaatacAATTACAACAACATAAATCGTATTTCAACGGAGCATATTATGAACtcaaaaattttggatttttttataaagtttacAAATAGAATATAGTGTAATAAAGTACGACCATATATATATTCGAGTAATTATAAAATTGAATCAAACTAATATAAATTACAAACAGATTAAGAACTGGAATAATTTGAACTAAAATACACATATGATAATTGCGCATAATAAGAACCAAGTCTTAGTACACAAGGCCGAAGACCTCGACCTTTACTAATAATGTTGTGTTTAATTAACTATTACTATAtacttatataaattttaatatctatattattatttaagtttttgacCGAGTTGGTATGATTAATCAATTGGATGCTAATTCAGTTATGGACATTACAAAAATGTCATtctatatttaaaataagttatattatttgaggtaccttagtctttttattttaacaaaaaccaatgCAAATTAGTAAAACCCACACCAATTAAATTAGTAAAACCTTGAAATTATCGCTAAACCAAAACttcagtttaatttttttaaatgttttattttaatttgttcaaTTCATTACCTTCATTAGTTATATTGTAGATttgtagtgcatttagtattggtaatctgatgtatttatgtttttaaatatatttttggtcattcaattatgaaaaattatgaaatgatcattcaattattactttttttatcaCCTAATTATGACaagttacaaaacagtcacttaactattcaattttgtcttttatttttgTCACTAGCTAGCTAACATGgtagcttttaaaattggcacaataacaactttaacccttaatatttatgtattatgtcaatttagtcttgattccaAAAAAGTTATCCTTCAACATTTACACATGGTgtaatttgatctttttttttgtagctttgctttttattttggatttttgggtgttttcattttttgtatattttaaatcaaatttagctaataaatttgatttttagcTTTTAGGTGAAAAGATCACAAAGAacagcaaaattaaaaaaaaatcaaattacacaatgtgtaaatgttgagagaTAGGTTTTTTAGAACCAAAACTAATTTgacacaatatataaatgttaaaggttaaagttgctattatgccaattttaaaaactGCCATCGCTAGCCTACTGGTTGACTAAAAacgaaaaaatttaataattgagtGGTTTATAGATTTTCATAAttaagagataaaaataaaatttactattaatatatatatttttcatttcgatAAAAAACAAATCATGCACATAAATGTTCGATATAATTGGTGCCATGTAGAgctgtgcatgggccgggcttggctcaactaaaaattcatGCCCGTTTGCTACGCTTGGGCTCGGACCAAAAAATGGGCCCAAGCTCTACACagataaaaattctaaaacttgagcccgacccggcccgcccatattaatttttatattattttttatataattttaaaatatatataatacatcaaaaatactaaaaacatcaaaatacatatttcccaacaaattgaaaataaattttaaaaaatatgaatacttaaataacactaagatagatgcaacttaataagcaaatgcctctaaaataataacaaaattaacaaatgcctttaaaataataaaaaattaacaataaaattagttttatacaatatccaaataataacaacaaactagtagcaacataatagtaaaatggtagcaaaatagggagaaaacaacaagaaaacagCATTAAAAAAAAGGcagatttttttgtcttttagtgaATTTGGGCTGGGGGCCAAAAATGTCTTACCCGAGGCACATCACACTCTTTGGCACATCATACTCTTTAGCCTTCAATTGATAATACCCGAATCTAAGGTCTATATTTGAAAACACTGCGGCatctttcagttgatcaaacataTCGTCTATACGTGGCAAaaggtatttatttttaattgttcaaTTGTTTGTAGTCTATGCACAGTCTCAAAgaactgtctttctttttcacaaacagaacaggtgcaccccagggagacaTACTCGGTCTGATAAACCCTCGGTctaataactcttgcaactgtgcctttaattcttttagttctactggtgccatacggtacggtgTTACTGATATCGGAGCAATTCCCGGAATCACATCAATttcaaactcaacttcccgatcaGGTGGTAAACTTGACAATTCCTCAGGAAATACATAAGCAAACTCACTAACAACCGGTAACTGATCTAGCTTCGATTCTAAATCCCAGTATCAAGAATGTAGGCTAGAAATGCCTCATTACCTTTTCGCATCAATCTCTGAGTAGATAACAATATCTTTGGGATTCTCAGACTCAACTGATATTATCTCTCTtgtctgacatttcaaatcaatccgtttctgtctacaatttaccacagcatcatgcatagataaccaatccattcccaggataacatcaaattcccgaaagggtagcaacatcaaatcagcaggaAATTCATATCCtttcactttcagtggacaattacgaaacactaaattaactattacactttgacctaatggattagtaacttgaatatcataatTAGTAAATTCAACAGGTAACTTCTTTTCTGCtactaatgcagtgcaaatatAGGAATAAGTGGACCCAGGGTCAATTAATACATACACGgtaacatcaaagagatagaatGTACCAACAATCACATTTGGAGTCGAAGCTTCCTCTCTTGCTCAAATGGCATAGGACGCGCAAGTGCTCTAGCATCTGACCTAGCAGCAGTGTCTTTCATACCTGAACGAACAGTCTCGGTGGAACTATTTTGACCTGAATGTCTACTTCTCTGAGAAGTAGCCAATTGTTATTCTTTCTGCTCTTCATCTTCTTTTTTCAATTGAAGACAGTTTTAGATAAAATGATCGGTTGCTCCACATTTGTAATAGATCCCCACTTTACTTCTACACTCACTAGGGTGGTATTTCCCATAGTATTTACATTTGGGCTTAGGATTATTTTGCACACTACCCACACTAGCAGTAGGTCTAGTAGATACCCTGTAATCTTGTTGAATCGTCTTATTTTTTTTGAACGTTCAAACATTGATGTGGGTTGactaaaatcattatttctattCTTCCGACTTGTACGAAGAggtattgtgatttgaaaaggCTGTACTGGTGGCTAGGTATGAAACGGGAAATTTGTGAGTTTGTAGctaagtgtttgatttgtcagcaagtcaaagcagaacatcaggtaccaacGGGTTTGTTACAGCATttcatgattcctgagtggaagtgggagtatgtcacgatggattttgtatcctaTTTACCTAtgactc from Gossypium hirsutum isolate 1008001.06 chromosome A04, Gossypium_hirsutum_v2.1, whole genome shotgun sequence includes:
- the LOC107893607 gene encoding acetylserotonin O-methyltransferase, which produces MGDMEVTIKEEARAEIKIWNYVFGYAKIAAVKCAIELGIADVIENYGSPMPLSELASALRCEPSRLHRIMRLMVHDRIFKQEPINQHTVGFSSTPLSRCLIKGGEKSMAAFILLMSGPTCLAPWHSLSARVLETDHNISPFEVANGKDIWSYAEANPDFSELFNNAMGCKARLTVQATIEGCPEVFDGVENLVDIGGGNATALSLLVKAFPWIRGINFDLPHVVAVAPKSDSIENVGGDMFMSIPNADAAFLMSVLHDWDDEECIKILKKCREAIPEDKGKVIIVEAVLEEDKEVDEVGVVGLMLDTAMMAITNKGKERTLKEWSYVLRQSGFTRFNVKPIRAVQSVIKAYP